acgactgctgccctAGCCGTGACAGTAGGGTTTGGGAGATCAGTATATAACAGAACGTCAAAGTGGATCTTTatgctgaatttaaaaaatccagTAATTCAAAAGAATGAAATGAGTCAagcgtaaactgaacacatGTTACTCTGTTCTTCAAAGcaaggagcagagagagagatggggaaATCAGGTGGACTGAAAGATGTTTTTCCAGCATCTAACAGCAACACTTGTTCCTGTAATCACCATCAAAACTGTTATTGGGAAAAGCCTTGTTCAAACCACCTGTTCAACAAGTTCCAGCATGAAGAGAAGGTAATTTTGTAGCTGCCGAATCAATCAGTGTTTAACACAGTGAAAACCTTCAGTAACTTTACAGCAGCTAAAATGAAAGCAGACAGACTGTTAACTTGGTGTGATGCAATATTTAAATCAGGCAGGTTGCTGAAGGCTGCCAGCAGCCATCCCATTTTATATACTTGAAACGAGCAGGGGTGAATCTAAAGGGGGGCATGGAGTGTAGTAGATCCCATTTTTTCAGGGCTTTGGTAACATTGTTTTGGAATAAAAATCAACTTTATTAATTAAActgtattcatttttaaaaatataaaaataaaaggtttttgtGGGCCTGTAAAATTACACAGTTACTGATATACTGGTTTCTTGTTATTATCTAAACCATCAGACTGCCCAGTTGTCTGCAGCACAGGCCAAACCTCAGAGATACACACAGAGTATACTGCTGATTAACTTTGAATGTCAGCTTCAAAGCATTGAGCAAAATGCTTCCAGTACAGAtgttatctttttgtttttaatgtgaaatgaGATGAATATCAGAATAACTGTGAGTGCACTAAAACCAACTCTGAATGACTTTTTTTGTACTTACCATTGGTACAGCTTGAATTTTGTGCTCCTTACAACATACCACCATTGTCTGGTCATTCTTTTGGGCATATATCATGACTGGCAACTTTTTCTGATCGTGTTGAGAAGAGCTCCGATAGGTCCTGATGCAGAGTTTCTTCTCTGAAGAGGAAGCAAGGACAAGCAAGAGCAGCATGTCATTCAGCTATGTCTTGTTTTAAAGAACAAAGGTGATGATATACTGCTGTTCTGTTCATCtatatgtgtctgtgtttgttctgtttGCAAATTAGGACAGAAAAAACTGCAGCGCTCCACAAACTTATTAGTTCAGCTTTTAATGGACCGACCAATTTAAAATCCTGAGGTTACGTTTTGACAGGCAGCAGCTGTAGTGACTACAGATTTGGACATATGATATTATTATATCTGTTATATTTGGGACTCACATTAACACTAAACACTAAACTTAGCTACATGTTAGGGTTGAAATTCAACCACATTAAGAGAGACTCACTGCAGAGGCAGCTCGTCATGTTGCTGGTTGCTGTAATCATTTCTAATGTGAATCCCTCTCCACAGTGTAGACCTCTGCAGTTGTTCTACAAATGTATTGTTCACTTAAAGGTACAGTCAGTGGTCATTACTTCCATCCACTTAAACAATGCAGGGTCGCAGGGAGCTGGAGCCTctcccagctgccatagggtgagaggcagggtaccccctggacaggtcaccagtgtGTCACAGAGACACATAACCACTCACATATAGGTGTGAATAATCgtttaacctaaccccactaattgcatgtctttgactgtgggaggaagccggagtatcCGAAGAGATCCCACACAGAAACGGGAGatcatgcaaactccacaaagaAAGGCCCTGGCTAAatagtggattcaaacccaggaccttcttgctgtgaggcgacactgctaaccactgtgctgacccttttttttactttattaacAGTTATGCTGcgataggtgtaggctgctgggcgattccatgatgcattgagtacttcttcagtcacctttctcagtCACTATATGTTTATACATCTCTGTGCATTAAGTCATTATCGACTTACATTACTGAATGAACAAGAAACACtcgtgcatcatgggaagccccagCAGCCGAGGCCTATTGCAATGTAATTAAGGGAGGATTtggggtcacctgatccagccctgcCTGACTAAGCAGGCCAAAACATGCCTGAGCATCCGAGTCGGAGCAGACAAATGTCCATCAACATGCGTCAACAGCTTTATTCTCTAAATAATAAATGCACCAATTTCCAGCAAGTTGCTTTATTCTTacaaaatttcaacaatgtTGAAGAAGCTAGCGcacaagttctttttttttttggaatacTTTATTGATATTGATTATTGGgcacccggggagcagtgtgtagggacagtACCTTTGCTCAGGGGTATCTCAGGGTAGTTGTTCAGGGGAATCGAACCCCTGCCCTTCtgatcatggggccaccacactacctactgagctatccctgccaaGTTCAACTAACCTGAACTGAAAAGTCAGTAACCATAACAACAAGAAAAACTCTGTCTTACCACAGCAGGTCTGGAGCACGAATGTGTCTTCTTGGTTTAAAATCAGGTATCCAGCACCGTTCTTGCCCTCAATGGACCAATGAAGCTCTTTGGACTTTGTGAAATCATCCTCCTCCAAATCTGTATTTTTGAGAGAACAACACGACAATGATCTTCACATCACGCCTCACAATACTACTCTTCTATCATAttctaaaatgaaattaaataagaGAAATATTAAAATCTTTTACCCTGTTGAACCACTTTTAGATTTTCAGAGGACACGTTCACATAttgaaaaaaagacaatagaaataaaatttaaataattgtaTAATTAACCTATAATAATGACATTATTAAATGTACAGACTGGGCAACTACTGAGAAAGTATAAAATGCCTTTTACCTCCAAAGTAGAAGGAATCCTCAGCTGTACCCAAAAACTCAACATTGATGCAGCTGTTGGACTCCATCAGGTagactaacacaaacacagagtccTTTGTTGGTTAATGAATACGGTGCACAGTAAATCCTAGTTAAACACATTTATAACCAAAGCCACTTGTGCTGAACGCAGTGTACAGCTGTCTACACAAAAGAACCAAATATCCATATACATACAGTGGACctcgctcttattttgaaaattcatTCAATAACCAGCTGGCGCTCTGGCTCTACAAAGCTCTGCATCATGtttacacattttaataaaaatgttagtTGCTCTTTTATCTTAGCTGCACACAAGTAAAAgaaagtgttaaaaacaatgaaaactgtCCACTGCCATCTGTCAAGGTTTCTCTGCTGACTCTTTTTTTGACACACTCATTCCCTCTGTGGTTAATGCTGCTCTTGCTCTGGGTAGTttttcaaccaatcagcatCCTGTCTACACACAATATCATAACCTGTCAGGATATGGGCAGCAGACACCAATTTCATTTTGTGGCAACTTTCAAACATGATATGTGCTGTGATGTGCTGCACGCTTTAATCTCTTGATCGCTTCCTGCTGCACATGTCTTTGAAGATGTTGAAGTCAAAGTTCTTTGACTGCAAAATGTTCACATGCAGCTAGTGTAACTGCATCTAGCAGCATGCAGGGAAAAGGATGTTATAAACTGACCATGGATATCAGAAAGATAAAGCTGATAAAGAAAATCCTTAAAGTGCATAGAATAACTGTACAGGTAAATGTGACCTGTGGCCTAAACTTCATTAAGAGTAGGAAGGAGCTATGTCATGCTTCATTCAGTGCTTTTAGTAATGCACGAGTTACCAGCTTGCACTTTTAAAATGCATTCCCCAACaatggaaataaaaaagaatctaCATTGtactttaaaaatactttaaatgtaAGAAGCAGTGAAACGTGGCACCTGGAGACAAGTTTAAACAAAAACTCTGAACATGACCTGGTTATGTGTTCAGAGTATGTTACCATGGTAATACAGCCAGG
The window above is part of the Pelmatolapia mariae isolate MD_Pm_ZW linkage group LG14, Pm_UMD_F_2, whole genome shotgun sequence genome. Proteins encoded here:
- the LOC134641565 gene encoding uncharacterized protein LOC134641565 gives rise to the protein MPTTSSTQTRQREKAREDRRERDTVEVVSFWADIYLMESNSCINVEFLGTAEDSFYFGDLEEDDFTKSKELHWSIEGKNGAGYLILNQEDTFVLQTCCEKKLCIRTYRSSSQHDQKKLPVMIYAQKNDQTMVVCCKEHKIQAVPMTPPTDIPGTNHEALFYRMRLSGSNRFKFVFSADPKKVLGVVNENSLYKLTLLPEDDVVDMRVEFVVK